The Pyrodictium delaneyi genome contains a region encoding:
- a CDS encoding winged helix-turn-helix transcriptional regulator, translating to MSFKELTSTKRKILEILADKKESDVSELAALVGIKTSTVRKYASELEKLGLVTKIGNKVKITDKGLALFTETEKIEEERQQPREDVEAKPTREMVEPFYFVVQGQVVPLRVFSTKQLAAIVVYRIVSPEELSYVIKNGYLTAWVRTVLRDASLAEKLEGLRGLESPQLFDEAVKILREYVE from the coding sequence ATGTCTTTTAAAGAACTCACATCCACGAAGAGGAAGATACTCGAAATTCTTGCAGATAAAAAGGAGAGCGATGTAAGTGAACTCGCAGCGCTCGTGGGCATAAAGACATCTACGGTTAGGAAGTATGCCTCGGAACTGGAAAAACTCGGTCTGGTCACAAAAATAGGGAACAAAGTAAAGATAACCGATAAGGGCTTGGCTCTTTTCACGGAAACGGAGAAAATAGAAGAGGAAAGGCAACAGCCTAGAGAAGATGTTGAAGCCAAACCTACTCGGGAGATGGTTGAGCCATTCTACTTCGTAGTCCAGGGCCAGGTTGTTCCTCTAAGAGTATTCAGTACGAAACAGCTAGCGGCAATAGTTGTATATAGGATTGTTAGTCCCGAAGAACTCTCCTATGTGATTAAGAATGGGTATCTAACGGCATGGGTGAGAACAGTATTGAGAGATGCTAGTCTTGCAGAAAAACTTGAGGGCCTCCGGGGGCTAGAGTCTCCGCAGCTATTCGACGAAGCAGTGAAGATACTTAGGGAGTATGTAGAATAA
- a CDS encoding S16 family serine protease, producing the protein MKLHSLAAVILLATLVLNHVSLLATSMEPLYQWTSTVELQVPGVALTPNGYIGTMSKLIVTVAWPGKGIVYFSADPLTELDTQAAARMAALIASILAGVNYYSYDYFIRLESNTSIVGGPSASGAMAVAILAALRGINVPTNFSMTGMVDPDATLGPVGGIPQKLEAAARAGVKVFVIPIGERYSTDLNTGEKVDIVALGRELGVNVIEASTIADAYEIATGDKLTPKNVTLDISYPPWLVSSLNESINFYKKTARSNMTCAEEALSGLSTSLASSLVDILRDAKHNMDVGTKLEAAGKLYAAASRYFAAAIETTYACNTAKAYSSTNPLQVLTKLSMSYINETTAILQNVENKFNESLRANMTSITDVQLQLYIASMTRLLDANSSLNTASALLGIAEKAASYQALQALSRALQAAIYAYYRALTANHWLTLALQAADDGEPINLDLLYRSVETYTYFAESAVNYLQTLGVNIADTAEQIALAKDVIQRGMERRDPVKVLQALAYTVKGLADVNSQLHAVFNTGIAVLDASKRSLSVLLQRLADLNVTLILPLLYTEYADTLVDVNAKLGLYVQSSSYALLLALVANKQAGTPITALQGGEKCSSETMTVTKTTTIVNTTTTTVEKTITVTSTTTTTETISKTVAGETGSTRSSPTLQLLSYVLVAGIALAVGVASERMRRQP; encoded by the coding sequence ATGAAGCTGCATAGTCTGGCTGCAGTAATCCTTTTAGCCACACTAGTCTTGAATCATGTGTCGCTCCTCGCTACCTCTATGGAGCCACTATATCAGTGGACTAGCACAGTGGAACTTCAGGTACCAGGTGTAGCATTAACACCCAACGGTTACATAGGCACCATGTCTAAGCTAATAGTAACTGTTGCATGGCCTGGAAAAGGTATAGTATACTTCTCTGCCGATCCACTAACAGAATTAGATACACAAGCTGCGGCAAGAATGGCGGCGCTTATAGCATCAATATTAGCTGGCGTAAATTACTATTCATACGACTACTTTATACGTTTAGAGTCAAATACATCTATAGTAGGCGGACCCAGTGCGAGCGGCGCTATGGCTGTAGCCATTCTTGCAGCACTACGTGGCATAAATGTACCGACAAACTTCTCCATGACAGGAATGGTTGATCCCGATGCCACTTTGGGGCCTGTTGGCGGCATCCCACAGAAACTCGAAGCTGCCGCTAGGGCAGGCGTGAAGGTCTTCGTCATACCCATTGGGGAACGCTATAGCACGGATCTTAATACGGGCGAGAAAGTAGACATAGTAGCTCTTGGGAGGGAACTAGGCGTCAACGTGATAGAGGCAAGCACTATAGCTGACGCTTATGAGATAGCAACCGGTGACAAGCTAACTCCCAAAAACGTTACACTCGACATCAGTTACCCGCCATGGCTTGTTTCAAGTCTCAATGAGAGCATTAACTTCTATAAGAAAACTGCACGCTCGAACATGACGTGTGCCGAGGAAGCACTATCTGGCCTATCAACATCTTTGGCCTCGTCTTTGGTAGATATACTGCGTGATGCCAAGCACAATATGGATGTAGGAACAAAACTGGAGGCTGCTGGAAAGCTCTATGCTGCTGCCTCTAGATACTTTGCAGCTGCTATCGAGACAACTTATGCATGCAACACTGCAAAAGCATATAGCTCGACTAACCCACTACAAGTGCTGACGAAATTGTCAATGAGCTATATAAATGAGACAACAGCTATACTCCAAAATGTCGAGAACAAGTTCAACGAGTCTCTAAGAGCTAATATGACCTCAATAACTGATGTACAACTTCAACTATACATAGCCTCTATGACTAGACTTCTGGACGCAAATAGCAGCCTAAACACTGCCTCAGCCCTGCTAGGCATAGCCGAGAAGGCTGCCAGCTACCAAGCATTACAAGCATTGAGTAGAGCGCTACAGGCAGCAATATACGCCTATTACAGGGCGTTGACCGCCAACCACTGGCTGACGCTGGCACTGCAAGCCGCAGACGATGGGGAGCCTATCAACCTAGACCTTCTATATAGGAGTGTAGAGACCTATACTTACTTTGCGGAATCAGCCGTAAACTATCTCCAAACCCTTGGTGTAAACATAGCAGATACAGCTGAGCAAATAGCGCTAGCAAAGGATGTAATACAACGAGGCATGGAGAGAAGAGACCCTGTCAAAGTATTACAAGCACTAGCTTACACAGTGAAGGGTTTAGCCGATGTTAATAGCCAGCTCCACGCAGTGTTCAATACAGGCATAGCTGTTCTCGATGCATCAAAGAGAAGTCTCTCCGTACTGCTACAAAGACTGGCAGATCTCAATGTCACACTGATACTCCCACTGCTCTACACAGAGTATGCCGACACGCTGGTTGACGTGAATGCCAAGCTAGGTCTGTATGTACAATCGTCAAGCTACGCATTACTACTTGCTTTAGTAGCAAATAAGCAAGCAGGAACCCCGATAACTGCTTTACAAGGTGGAGAGAAGTGCTCCTCAGAGACGATGACAGTCACGAAGACAACTACCATAGTAAACACTACTACAACTACAGTTGAAAAGACTATAACAGTTACTAGTACAACTACAACCACTGAGACTATCAGCAAAACCGTAGCTGGAGAGACTGGGTCTACAAGATCATCGCCAACTCTCCAGCTATTAAGCTACGTACTAGTAGCCGGAATAGCACTGGCTGTGGGTGTTGCATCAGAACGCATGAGAAGACAGCCATAA
- a CDS encoding protein-tyrosine phosphatase family protein, protein MEPIPSIAPRFRLYWLEKNRIAVSPMPRPDDVEEIISMFNTIVSLATPIEHVYGGGYDPRSLGSTVKLVWRPIGEYNAPTLPELAYIVRRMDEPVLVHCFRGCGRSSVVAAAWLVKRKGAPSIVAESEVITATGCGIETLPQRTVLQAYSLAIRAGLEDKLHKLDLDDPRVEYALLLSRELAVYLSRTPEALARESLMHDTPLYKAASILASMVGYSVAGISSKRMPDGVEIEITVWVPRRSHPAAIRRSVRIDYERVSMDVSKALQSLGLKISVMINVKDPGDVPWV, encoded by the coding sequence TTGGAGCCTATTCCCTCCATAGCGCCGAGATTTAGGCTGTACTGGCTCGAGAAGAACCGGATAGCGGTCTCTCCAATGCCCAGGCCGGATGATGTAGAGGAAATAATTTCAATGTTTAACACCATAGTGTCGCTGGCAACACCCATAGAGCACGTATATGGTGGCGGCTACGACCCACGCAGCCTAGGGAGTACTGTTAAGCTAGTTTGGCGGCCTATAGGAGAGTACAATGCCCCAACACTTCCCGAGTTGGCATATATCGTTAGAAGGATGGATGAACCGGTACTTGTGCATTGCTTCCGCGGATGTGGTAGGAGTTCGGTAGTAGCTGCGGCCTGGCTGGTAAAACGGAAAGGAGCACCGTCTATTGTAGCTGAGTCCGAAGTTATAACGGCTACGGGCTGCGGTATAGAGACTCTGCCACAGCGTACAGTGCTTCAGGCATACTCATTGGCGATTAGAGCTGGTTTAGAGGACAAACTGCACAAGCTTGATTTAGACGATCCACGTGTAGAATATGCGCTCCTGCTTTCGCGTGAACTGGCAGTGTATCTCTCTAGGACCCCAGAGGCGCTTGCTAGAGAGAGCTTGATGCATGATACACCGCTGTATAAGGCGGCGAGTATTCTCGCCAGCATGGTGGGCTATAGTGTTGCAGGCATTTCCTCCAAGAGGATGCCAGATGGTGTAGAAATTGAGATTACTGTCTGGGTGCCGAGGAGATCACATCCAGCGGCTATCCGGAGATCAGTAAGAATAGACTATGAGCGTGTCAGTATGGATGTCAGTAAAGCTCTACAGAGTCTCGGGCTAAAAATCAGCGTGATGATTAACGTCAAGGATCCCGGGGACGTGCCATGGGTTTAG
- a CDS encoding CopG family ribbon-helix-helix protein: MTRRRRFGVSLPSGMAEELDALAARLRTDRSRLVEHAVASFLNEYKHYLYDHECSGVMIISGSFDRGRVASILDEYKDIILSTTHIHVNGLCTEIVVVQGSSGKIAEMHTKLSSVRGCNVRYIPFSTVNKTVEVNTE, encoded by the coding sequence TTGACTCGGAGAAGACGTTTCGGCGTCTCTCTCCCCAGCGGTATGGCTGAGGAGCTTGACGCTCTAGCTGCCCGGCTACGGACAGACCGGTCTAGGCTCGTAGAGCATGCAGTAGCGTCATTTCTAAACGAGTATAAGCATTATCTGTATGACCACGAGTGTAGCGGCGTTATGATAATCTCTGGCAGCTTTGACCGGGGTAGGGTAGCGTCTATACTCGATGAGTACAAGGATATAATCCTAAGTACTACGCATATCCATGTTAACGGGTTGTGTACAGAGATAGTCGTTGTGCAAGGCTCCTCGGGGAAGATAGCTGAGATGCATACAAAGCTATCATCAGTTAGAGGCTGCAATGTAAGATACATACCGTTCTCAACAGTCAACAAGACTGTAGAGGTGAATACAGAGTAG
- a CDS encoding metal ABC transporter permease, whose protein sequence is MRIAEVVVFVIATILAILSLSMYYVRISVYPALAVLAAGLAFGLLSALVAARKLFFLAGATPHSALLAALLAILVTGSMNTSAYISTIVVTVLLVYMAGYMIFSGVEPDIATSVLVSFSASTSVILAYYAKTTAGGADITSIVFGDPLLVSSWEAWIAVVTALAVCILVVLSYREQIYLGVERDLAKITGMPVWLHDLIFFTMVGVVVSTMVQIVGFVLEHVLILLPGAAASMYARSAREAILLSVSTALIAAGLGLILSLMLGLSPAGATGLVMLLIYVAFVAKSR, encoded by the coding sequence TTGAGAATTGCAGAAGTCGTTGTATTCGTCATAGCCACTATCCTTGCCATTTTGTCGCTATCAATGTATTATGTCCGGATATCAGTGTACCCGGCGTTAGCTGTACTTGCTGCTGGGCTAGCCTTCGGGTTGCTGAGTGCCCTAGTTGCAGCACGTAAACTCTTCTTCCTTGCTGGGGCTACTCCTCACTCGGCTTTGCTAGCTGCACTTCTAGCAATACTAGTGACAGGCAGTATGAATACCTCAGCGTACATATCAACGATAGTCGTGACGGTACTGCTAGTATATATGGCTGGCTATATGATATTTAGTGGTGTGGAACCCGACATAGCCACCTCGGTTCTCGTCTCTTTCTCGGCCTCTACTAGCGTCATACTAGCCTACTACGCCAAGACAACAGCGGGTGGGGCAGACATAACATCAATAGTATTTGGTGACCCACTGCTCGTAAGCTCGTGGGAGGCATGGATAGCTGTAGTTACGGCTCTAGCAGTATGTATACTAGTTGTACTAAGCTACAGAGAGCAGATATACCTAGGCGTTGAGAGGGATCTGGCGAAGATAACAGGAATGCCAGTATGGCTCCATGATCTAATCTTCTTCACGATGGTCGGTGTGGTAGTAAGTACAATGGTTCAAATAGTAGGCTTCGTCCTGGAACACGTCCTCATACTACTACCTGGTGCAGCGGCGTCAATGTATGCGCGTAGTGCCCGTGAAGCTATACTACTATCAGTCTCCACAGCCCTGATCGCTGCCGGGCTAGGCCTCATACTCAGCCTTATGCTGGGGTTATCCCCCGCAGGTGCAACCGGTCTAGTCATGCTCCTCATTTACGTAGCCTTTGTGGCTAAATCCCGATAG
- a CDS encoding metal ABC transporter substrate-binding protein, producing the protein MDRWRPLVPLILATLALTALLTMYTIRQTDSSADGDREDGLLIVVSFPNLKNEVSQLLCSDDKIYVISSSSVDPHEYQLTIDDIEHVKKADLVITLGHASFEIKLRSLVGKDKLLEIPSIKGMRLLINPDTGVANPHMIIYDPHNYVLFLKEVAARLAALRPSCSSHYLGQASMLEAEVEKLINNAPRVHVKAVASLPYIQYAVNWLGIDVVKLLSKEHGVPVSPDDIEQVRKLMKNKLITVAAIAVLNDNPATRTDAGLLELAKEYDMPVLRVPSPYAPGTIPEKLKQLVEEIKVLAKILQTK; encoded by the coding sequence ATGGATAGGTGGCGCCCACTAGTACCGCTAATACTAGCTACTCTTGCCCTGACAGCGCTATTAACCATGTATACCATTAGGCAAACGGATAGCTCCGCAGACGGTGACAGAGAAGACGGTCTCCTCATAGTTGTTAGCTTTCCTAATCTGAAAAACGAGGTATCCCAGCTACTCTGTAGCGATGACAAGATCTATGTTATATCATCGTCCAGCGTAGATCCACACGAATATCAGCTCACAATAGACGATATAGAGCACGTGAAGAAAGCTGATCTAGTAATAACTCTGGGGCATGCGTCCTTCGAGATAAAACTTAGGTCGCTAGTAGGTAAAGATAAGCTACTGGAGATACCAAGCATCAAGGGTATGAGATTGCTCATCAATCCAGATACAGGAGTAGCAAATCCGCACATGATAATATACGATCCCCACAACTATGTCTTGTTCTTAAAGGAGGTTGCAGCTAGACTAGCTGCTCTAAGACCAAGTTGTAGTAGCCACTATCTGGGCCAGGCCTCGATGCTTGAGGCGGAGGTTGAGAAGCTTATTAATAATGCGCCTAGAGTCCATGTCAAGGCCGTAGCTTCGCTTCCCTATATACAGTATGCAGTAAACTGGCTAGGGATAGATGTTGTAAAGCTTCTTAGTAAGGAGCATGGTGTGCCGGTCTCTCCGGATGATATAGAACAAGTTAGGAAACTTATGAAGAATAAACTGATAACAGTTGCAGCCATAGCAGTGCTTAACGACAATCCGGCTACCCGCACAGATGCTGGGCTGCTCGAGTTAGCAAAGGAGTACGATATGCCGGTGTTACGTGTTCCATCCCCTTATGCACCCGGAACAATTCCAGAAAAATTGAAACAATTAGTGGAAGAAATCAAAGTATTAGCCAAAATATTACAGACAAAGTAA
- a CDS encoding metal ABC transporter ATP-binding protein: protein MQETCKAKEVELVSVEVSFNSTKVLEVNHLRLQGPALVQVLGPNGAGKTTLLKTILGLISPRRGHVFVCRDSTTGRPDRAGRFIGYVPQLITTLNHFPVTPWEIVEYEIMARSRSTPFPGRTGSIRGRVEASLRAVGLQPDAWFKPLRSLSGGQRQRAFIARALVHDPPILLMDEPFSAVDPGGRVELAKLIASLARNRLVIVTSHDPMLLIDYTDLVVLVNRRVVAVGEPHDVLREDILVEVYGAAILRVGDHIHISDEHRIVG from the coding sequence GTGCAGGAAACATGTAAAGCAAAGGAGGTAGAACTCGTATCAGTTGAGGTATCGTTCAACTCTACTAAGGTACTTGAGGTAAACCATCTCCGCTTACAAGGGCCTGCCTTAGTGCAGGTGCTCGGCCCTAACGGTGCAGGAAAGACTACTCTATTGAAGACTATTCTGGGCCTCATTAGTCCTAGGAGAGGCCATGTCTTTGTATGTAGAGACAGTACGACAGGAAGACCGGATAGGGCTGGCCGTTTTATAGGCTATGTTCCTCAGCTTATTACCACCCTTAACCATTTCCCGGTAACTCCATGGGAAATAGTAGAGTACGAGATTATGGCGCGTAGTAGGAGTACACCTTTTCCCGGGAGAACAGGGAGCATTAGGGGCCGTGTAGAGGCCTCCTTGAGGGCTGTAGGCCTCCAGCCAGATGCTTGGTTTAAGCCTCTCCGCAGCCTTAGTGGCGGTCAGCGGCAACGTGCCTTTATAGCCAGAGCGCTTGTCCACGATCCTCCGATACTGTTGATGGATGAGCCGTTCTCCGCTGTCGATCCTGGAGGGAGGGTTGAGCTAGCAAAGCTAATAGCTTCGCTAGCTCGTAATCGCCTCGTCATAGTAACTAGTCATGATCCTATGCTTTTAATAGACTATACTGACCTAGTAGTCCTTGTTAACCGCAGAGTAGTAGCCGTTGGCGAGCCCCATGATGTGCTGAGAGAAGACATACTAGTAGAGGTTTATGGCGCCGCTATACTCCGTGTCGGAGATCATATACATATCAGTGATGAGCATAGAATAGTTGGCTAA
- a CDS encoding Rossmann-like domain-containing protein, whose amino-acid sequence MNRRCSPDLVLADNALTRALRDALKAVKDEYPLLDESVEEIAVSRRFTLVRLAGGSIGIAFSGEYEPPPEELILGSVTVSELAQYAWRHPSLTSLALAAANAATNVLVEKKPHLEGLMYDRDVVDVVNPGPEESIALVGYVRGIARKLATRAGKIVVYEDNPVHRAFAREDGFITYPGSQLLLDAEDYDVIIATGASLLDPRIIAVFANAKRARLRGFVGPTSSFHIAAARPLGADFIAGISIPSSHRDTVARLVKAGYGFKRISRFATKWIWLPP is encoded by the coding sequence ATGAACCGCCGGTGCAGCCCGGATCTTGTCCTAGCAGATAACGCTCTAACGAGAGCCTTGAGAGATGCTCTAAAAGCTGTAAAAGATGAGTATCCCCTTCTCGATGAAAGTGTTGAAGAGATAGCTGTGTCTCGGAGGTTTACCCTTGTCCGGCTAGCCGGTGGAAGTATAGGTATCGCTTTCTCTGGCGAGTATGAACCGCCGCCAGAGGAGCTTATACTTGGGAGTGTTACTGTCTCTGAGCTAGCCCAATATGCGTGGAGACATCCTAGCCTCACTAGCCTCGCACTCGCCGCTGCAAACGCTGCTACCAATGTGTTGGTCGAAAAGAAGCCCCACTTGGAGGGTCTCATGTACGATAGAGATGTTGTTGACGTGGTTAATCCGGGGCCAGAGGAGTCTATAGCTCTTGTGGGATATGTACGAGGCATTGCACGCAAACTGGCCACGAGAGCAGGCAAGATTGTAGTCTACGAAGATAATCCCGTGCACCGGGCCTTTGCCCGCGAGGACGGGTTCATCACGTATCCGGGTAGTCAACTACTCCTAGACGCAGAAGACTATGATGTCATAATAGCTACTGGGGCAAGCCTTCTAGACCCTCGCATCATCGCCGTGTTCGCTAACGCAAAGAGGGCCCGTCTACGTGGCTTTGTCGGCCCGACATCGAGCTTCCATATAGCGGCTGCCAGACCTCTAGGTGCCGACTTCATAGCAGGGATAAGCATTCCTAGCAGCCACAGAGATACCGTGGCAAGACTCGTTAAGGCAGGCTACGGGTTTAAGCGTATATCACGCTTCGCGACGAAATGGATATGGTTACCGCCATAA
- a CDS encoding RNA-binding protein — MSDTRSDYRILVAEHALGMLESIIRAKKLPIPVNWKKALELHGEVRSTLMQIKFSFMPPTMLAHSEPTKKLQELSRELAAILLPREWLEKTQIDQKTRHTIAEIKYAIRTLYGLPARLSLGDDNDPLYAVDIECVEVLSVAKHPNADNLYITRARGIFTYTIVTNLKDVRKGDLRAAAILPPAELRGQLSEAMYCSRGRIEAGCTVGRRPPVNEVERSEVEKIIYSIVKGR, encoded by the coding sequence GTGAGTGATACGCGTAGCGATTACAGGATACTCGTAGCTGAGCACGCTCTAGGCATGCTGGAGTCCATCATAAGGGCGAAGAAGCTACCGATACCAGTCAACTGGAAGAAAGCACTCGAGCTACACGGCGAAGTCCGCTCGACGCTAATGCAGATAAAGTTCAGCTTCATGCCGCCCACTATGCTAGCCCATAGCGAGCCGACCAAGAAACTACAGGAACTCTCCCGGGAGCTAGCAGCAATACTACTGCCTCGGGAATGGCTGGAGAAGACTCAGATAGACCAGAAGACCAGGCATACTATAGCAGAGATAAAGTATGCGATAAGGACGCTCTACGGTCTCCCAGCAAGACTGAGCTTGGGAGACGACAATGATCCCCTCTATGCGGTGGATATCGAGTGTGTTGAAGTGCTCAGCGTGGCTAAGCATCCTAATGCTGATAACCTATACATAACGCGTGCCCGGGGCATATTCACCTACACCATAGTCACGAACCTCAAGGATGTGCGTAAGGGCGATCTACGTGCGGCAGCGATACTGCCGCCAGCCGAACTTAGAGGGCAGCTAAGTGAGGCTATGTACTGTAGCCGCGGGAGAATAGAGGCAGGCTGCACAGTAGGCAGGAGGCCGCCGGTCAATGAGGTAGAGCGGAGCGAGGTAGAGAAGATAATATACAGTATCGTGAAGGGTAGGTAG
- a CDS encoding class II SORL domain-containing protein — MAKPFGELIYTPETTGPAASKAETHAPKIEAPDTVKKGEPFKITIKVGPHPNQVQHSIRRIEIWFSEEGRAFNPIHIATIDLEPVYAEPEITITIRLEKSGTLYVLSYCNLHGVWETHKDVKVEE, encoded by the coding sequence ATGGCCAAGCCATTCGGAGAACTAATATACACACCCGAGACAACGGGCCCGGCTGCCTCTAAGGCAGAGACACATGCGCCTAAGATCGAGGCACCAGACACAGTCAAGAAGGGCGAACCCTTCAAGATAACAATAAAGGTAGGTCCGCACCCCAACCAGGTACAGCACTCGATACGCCGCATAGAGATCTGGTTCAGCGAAGAGGGCCGCGCATTCAACCCAATACACATAGCGACGATAGACCTAGAGCCCGTCTACGCAGAGCCAGAGATAACGATAACCATAAGGCTGGAGAAGAGTGGTACACTCTACGTCCTAAGCTACTGCAACCTCCATGGAGTATGGGAGACACACAAAGACGTAAAAGTAGAAGAATAA